Proteins from one Candidatus Aminicenantes bacterium genomic window:
- a CDS encoding thioredoxin family protein has product MKKKTLWLLLSMVGASAWGQKAVERSAILQLHEWKQIYETYVPDAAVIDSLRNKVAGFRADVYFGFWCDDSKKHVPVFLKIVDSLNVPEFAVNFFEVDKKSVSGQKYYAPGTLVEKVPTFIFYRRDSESGRIVENPKDSLLMDMMLIMF; this is encoded by the coding sequence CACTGTGGCTTTTACTGAGCATGGTTGGCGCGAGCGCCTGGGGCCAAAAAGCGGTGGAGCGCAGCGCCATCCTGCAACTGCACGAGTGGAAGCAAATCTATGAGACCTACGTCCCGGACGCGGCCGTCATCGACAGCCTGAGGAACAAAGTGGCCGGGTTCCGGGCCGATGTCTATTTCGGCTTCTGGTGCGATGATTCCAAAAAACACGTGCCGGTATTCCTGAAAATCGTCGACAGCCTCAATGTCCCTGAATTCGCGGTCAATTTTTTTGAGGTTGACAAAAAGTCGGTCAGCGGCCAAAAGTATTATGCGCCGGGAACGCTGGTGGAAAAAGTGCCCACGTTTATTTTTTACCGCCGGGATTCCGAGTCGGGCCGCATCGTCGAGAACCCCAAGGACTCGCTGTTGATGGACATGATGCTCATCATGTTCTGA